A region of Pyxidicoccus parkwaysis DNA encodes the following proteins:
- a CDS encoding TetR/AcrR family transcriptional regulator, whose protein sequence is MSSDPRTAIMNAAGEVFARYGFKKASVEDIARRAGVGKGSIYLHFESKEALFEACVRSANVRSTAELEAAVRRASTPELQVRAFIECKLEQMTRGMGEHRIMMEHLFELGAQAMRFVPELQEKEAAVLARVLTEGTSQGVFAVAAPQRVASGFMEMFMGLTIKFLTQGLEAPMKEALDAFFDVFIRGLAASREATRSRKH, encoded by the coding sequence ATGAGCTCGGACCCTCGCACCGCCATCATGAACGCCGCCGGCGAGGTCTTCGCACGGTACGGCTTCAAGAAGGCCTCCGTCGAGGACATCGCCCGCCGTGCCGGCGTCGGCAAGGGCAGCATCTATCTGCACTTCGAGAGCAAGGAGGCGCTGTTCGAGGCCTGTGTCCGGAGCGCGAACGTCCGGTCGACCGCTGAGCTCGAAGCCGCCGTGCGTCGTGCCTCCACCCCGGAGCTTCAGGTCCGGGCCTTCATCGAGTGCAAGCTGGAGCAGATGACACGCGGCATGGGCGAGCATCGCATCATGATGGAGCATCTCTTCGAGCTGGGGGCTCAAGCGATGCGCTTCGTGCCCGAGCTCCAGGAGAAGGAGGCCGCGGTGCTCGCGCGCGTTCTCACCGAAGGCACCTCGCAGGGAGTGTTCGCCGTCGCCGCCCCTCAGCGGGTGGCCTCCGGCTTCATGGAGATGTTCATGGGGCTGACCATCAAGTTCCTCACGCAAGGCCTCGAAGCACCGATGAAGGAAGCGTTGGACGCCTTCTTCGACGTCTTCATCCGAGGCCTCGCTGCCTCACGAGAGGCGACGCGCTCCAGGAAGCACTGA
- a CDS encoding ribokinase produces the protein MRVFVVASFVEALCWFVPRLPIAGESLAASRLEVGLGGKGLNVAVGLHRLGVEVDALIGCGRDEAGERLLRVLSAEGLHTRHVHRFEATSSGRGAGFIAPEGQSAIAVHPGANLLLTPAHVERAAEDLERAQLVYGQFEASVEVLTAAFRRAHARGIPTVLNPSPWQEPPAALRETTHTLVVNEVEASRLLGTAPSSLEALRPSLPALWASWPECQRLVVTAGERGCLAFERDGDALQAPALPVSAVDTVGAGDAFSAGLCAALAEGAPLREALELGNACGAHVAARIGVLEALPRGRPHISSRTR, from the coding sequence GTGCGCGTCTTCGTGGTGGCGAGCTTCGTGGAGGCCCTGTGCTGGTTCGTTCCCCGGCTACCCATCGCCGGGGAGAGCCTCGCCGCCTCACGTCTCGAGGTCGGCCTGGGAGGCAAGGGACTCAATGTCGCGGTGGGCCTCCACCGACTCGGCGTGGAGGTCGATGCGCTCATCGGCTGCGGTCGTGATGAAGCGGGTGAGCGCCTCCTGCGCGTCCTGAGCGCGGAGGGGCTCCACACCCGGCACGTGCACCGCTTCGAGGCGACGTCCTCCGGCCGTGGCGCGGGGTTCATCGCACCCGAAGGCCAGAGCGCCATCGCCGTCCATCCGGGAGCGAACCTCCTCCTCACGCCCGCGCACGTCGAGCGCGCAGCCGAGGACCTGGAGCGAGCCCAACTCGTCTACGGGCAATTCGAAGCCTCCGTGGAGGTGCTCACCGCCGCGTTCCGCCGGGCCCATGCGCGCGGCATTCCCACGGTGCTCAATCCCTCGCCATGGCAGGAGCCGCCGGCAGCGCTGCGGGAGACGACCCACACGCTCGTCGTCAACGAAGTCGAGGCGTCCCGGCTGCTCGGCACCGCGCCGTCGAGCCTCGAAGCGCTGCGCCCGTCACTGCCCGCGCTCTGGGCGAGCTGGCCCGAATGCCAACGGCTGGTGGTGACGGCGGGAGAGCGCGGCTGCCTCGCCTTCGAGCGCGACGGTGACGCGCTCCAGGCCCCTGCCCTCCCGGTGTCGGCCGTCGACACCGTCGGGGCGGGCGATGCGTTCTCGGCCGGGCTGTGTGCCGCGCTGGCCGAGGGAGCGCCCCTGCGCGAGGCGCTCGAGCTGGGCAACGCCTGTGGTGCCCACGTGGCGGCGCGCATCGGCGTGCTGGAGGCGCTCCCCCGGGGCAGGCCTCACATCTCCAGCCGCACCCGGTAG
- a CDS encoding patatin-like phospholipase family protein — protein sequence MTNARSAAAPERVGGHGFVRDGFRGLGRGAVLASLLLISSVARADTSGAAPLAPGPGTGAYSLTVSGGVALGAYEAGFLAYASASSRADSIERMRLLTGASAGSLNVLLGVLAICGEEAPGPTQSLFWDTWIPVGFERLFVPEDVTPLGAFSRAWLEAQSRRIEAAWNRGLSPTCDVVLGVSVTRVEPRLVHVAGGRLSLPRMEEKFALRIQGRGPGLPPRVTNYTAPGSTRREPMLVTNAQGEVAFARVRDLVLASMAFPVAFPPKTLATCAAGATARPGVCLSTEAHAADYIDGGIFDNTPLRLAVGLARDGLEPSPEGGPSRWRDAPEPGGRRSPTDVFFIFVDPDATEYPAAPESRGPRTKQELPRMLGEVASAFIDTARSKELALLLEEEPEIAQRLALPRRHFPVASAPLGAFLGFFETAFRSFDFYLGMYDARAMLAESEAAGHGRFVPPESQGEGWAPLWCMRAVYDGLPGAEADCAGEELADFRVLLQVSLDRLYALCRDAKAGPGPRGWRNAHCERAAAGEAPPHVPGLVPMRWPDWRREAHESELAHTLRLLGGYGFHFRDLGAPPGRDDIALMHIRKAIGRAVQRLSEAQPGDGSRAVEFAGKLLADSVAYSPPRTSLHLVVGPTLTELGLSLGTDAPRVPRGLRLAGALGMHGLQRVFSSGGGEPFALTVVAGPELRPSALQSALVQGRIALRAGWQFSTLSPPSDEDCGSAGVSSCSRPVVQGLLGVTFLERLRVQVVGEWYPPSSGHRGLWSIAPGLGVELNP from the coding sequence ATGACCAACGCACGCAGCGCGGCTGCCCCGGAGCGCGTGGGCGGACACGGCTTCGTGCGGGATGGCTTTCGGGGGTTGGGGCGCGGCGCCGTGCTCGCTTCACTCCTGCTCATCTCGAGCGTGGCGAGGGCTGACACCTCCGGGGCGGCTCCACTCGCTCCTGGTCCCGGTACGGGCGCGTACTCCCTCACCGTCAGCGGCGGCGTGGCGCTGGGCGCCTACGAGGCGGGCTTCCTCGCGTATGCCTCCGCCTCGTCCCGTGCGGACAGCATCGAGCGCATGCGGCTGCTGACGGGTGCCTCGGCCGGCAGCCTCAACGTGTTGTTGGGCGTCCTCGCGATATGCGGTGAGGAGGCGCCCGGGCCCACCCAATCCCTCTTCTGGGACACGTGGATTCCCGTGGGCTTCGAGCGTCTCTTCGTCCCCGAGGACGTGACGCCCCTGGGGGCCTTCTCCCGTGCGTGGCTGGAGGCCCAGTCGCGTCGCATCGAGGCGGCGTGGAATCGGGGCCTGTCGCCCACCTGTGACGTGGTGCTGGGCGTGTCCGTCACACGCGTGGAGCCGCGTCTCGTGCACGTGGCGGGCGGGCGCCTGTCGTTGCCGCGCATGGAGGAGAAGTTCGCGCTGCGCATCCAGGGGCGCGGTCCGGGTCTGCCTCCGCGCGTGACGAACTACACCGCCCCCGGCAGCACGCGGCGCGAGCCGATGCTCGTCACCAACGCGCAAGGCGAGGTGGCGTTCGCCCGGGTGAGAGACCTCGTCCTCGCGTCGATGGCCTTCCCGGTGGCCTTTCCGCCCAAGACGCTCGCCACCTGCGCGGCGGGCGCGACGGCCCGCCCTGGCGTGTGCCTTTCCACCGAGGCCCACGCGGCCGACTACATCGATGGTGGCATCTTCGACAACACCCCCCTGCGCCTCGCCGTGGGCCTGGCGCGCGACGGGCTCGAGCCCTCACCGGAGGGCGGCCCCTCGCGCTGGCGCGACGCGCCCGAGCCGGGCGGCCGGCGCTCTCCCACCGACGTCTTCTTCATCTTCGTGGACCCGGATGCCACCGAGTACCCGGCCGCGCCCGAGTCGCGGGGCCCCCGCACGAAGCAAGAGTTGCCACGGATGCTCGGCGAGGTGGCGTCCGCCTTCATCGACACGGCGCGCTCCAAGGAGCTCGCGCTGCTCCTGGAGGAGGAGCCGGAGATTGCCCAGCGCCTCGCCCTGCCGCGCCGGCACTTCCCGGTAGCGAGCGCACCCCTGGGCGCCTTCCTCGGCTTCTTCGAGACGGCCTTCCGCAGCTTCGACTTCTACCTGGGCATGTACGACGCGCGGGCCATGCTGGCGGAGTCGGAGGCGGCGGGACACGGGCGCTTCGTGCCGCCCGAGTCACAGGGGGAGGGCTGGGCGCCCTTGTGGTGCATGCGCGCGGTGTACGACGGGCTGCCGGGGGCCGAGGCGGACTGCGCCGGCGAGGAACTGGCCGACTTCCGCGTGCTGCTGCAGGTGTCGCTCGACCGGCTGTACGCGCTGTGCCGCGACGCGAAGGCGGGGCCGGGCCCCCGTGGCTGGCGCAACGCGCACTGCGAGCGCGCCGCGGCAGGTGAGGCGCCGCCGCACGTGCCGGGCCTCGTGCCGATGCGGTGGCCGGACTGGCGGCGGGAGGCGCATGAGTCGGAGCTCGCGCACACCCTGCGGCTGCTGGGCGGCTACGGCTTCCACTTCCGCGACCTCGGTGCCCCGCCGGGGCGTGACGACATCGCGCTCATGCACATCCGGAAGGCGATTGGTCGCGCCGTGCAGCGGCTCTCCGAGGCGCAGCCCGGCGACGGCTCCAGGGCCGTGGAGTTCGCCGGAAAGCTCCTCGCCGACAGCGTGGCGTACTCGCCCCCGCGCACCTCGCTGCACCTGGTGGTGGGGCCCACCCTCACCGAGCTGGGTCTGAGTCTCGGCACCGACGCGCCCCGGGTGCCTCGCGGGCTGCGGCTCGCGGGCGCGCTCGGCATGCACGGGCTTCAGCGGGTGTTTTCCTCGGGCGGAGGAGAGCCCTTCGCGCTGACCGTGGTCGCGGGCCCCGAGCTCCGGCCGTCCGCGTTGCAGTCCGCGCTCGTCCAGGGGCGCATCGCACTGCGCGCCGGCTGGCAGTTCAGCACGCTGAGCCCTCCAAGCGATGAGGACTGCGGCTCCGCGGGAGTGAGCTCATGCTCGCGCCCCGTGGTGCAGGGCCTCCTCGGCGTGACGTTTCTGGAGCGCCTCCGCGTGCAGGTGGTGGGGGAGTGGTACCCGCCTTCGAGTGGGCACCGGGGGCTGTGGTCCATCGCCCCAGGCCTTGGCGTCGAGCTCAACCCATGA
- a CDS encoding DUF6232 family protein → MSPRGDGDGASKGATAVVDAVLFESDGVRVTTRRVVAHGRSWGLEYVRAVTVSFQSPAERLLRMQAVLVGALLLIYGLAHGLLAAFVRDGGLGGVALGVAAVISYAALARRLLRSECTCVWLHTRYSSQLVYRGRSRSTARALARVMRRALSHRRTAEAREDAA, encoded by the coding sequence ATGAGTCCTCGCGGCGACGGAGACGGCGCTTCCAAGGGAGCGACAGCGGTGGTGGACGCGGTGCTCTTCGAGTCCGACGGCGTGCGGGTGACGACGCGGCGTGTGGTGGCGCACGGCCGCTCATGGGGGCTGGAGTACGTGCGCGCCGTCACCGTGTCGTTCCAGTCGCCCGCGGAGCGCCTGCTGCGCATGCAGGCCGTGCTCGTCGGGGCGCTGCTCCTCATCTATGGGCTCGCGCACGGCCTGCTGGCGGCCTTCGTCCGCGACGGAGGCCTCGGGGGCGTGGCGCTCGGCGTGGCGGCGGTCATCAGCTACGCGGCTCTGGCCCGGCGCCTGCTGCGCTCCGAGTGCACCTGTGTCTGGCTGCACACCCGGTACAGCTCGCAGTTGGTGTACCGGGGGCGCTCTCGCTCGACGGCGCGCGCGCTCGCCCGCGTGATGCGAAGGGCCCTTTCGCACCGAAGGACGGCCGAGGCGCGCGAGGACGCGGCATAG